Part of the Pseudorasbora parva isolate DD20220531a chromosome 13, ASM2467924v1, whole genome shotgun sequence genome is shown below.
ATTCACACGCAATCCTTATTTTCTCTTGCATCCATTCTTCAAACATTCATTCTCTCCTGCATTCCCTGATGTCCTGGTAGAGAGCTGGTCAATGCGGCCTGCTACTGGACTCTGAGGGATGCCGTTTACGAGGCGTGCTGTGGCCGTTGAGGTATCCATTCAAGCGTTTGGTCAAGCCCCCATTCAGAATATCCTGAATGTGCTGCACTATCAAATTTATGGCAACTAGAGAGGGAGAGAAACAAACCATGTAAAGTTgctttacaagtaattttttattaaaccaTTAATGacaatagtttttgtgtcaTGGAAagttactcactcactcactcactcactcacacacacgtttgtttttgtgaattgtggggacattccataggtgtaaagatttttatactgtacaaatcaTATTTCATCCCCCTACCCTGCCCCTAaaactacccatcacaggaaacattcagcatttttactttttaaaaaaactcatcctgtatgatttataagcattttgaaaagtggggatcTGGGGAAATaccctcatatttcaccctctccttttAATACCTGTCATACCATATTTTCTTAGCCTAgtaatctagacgcaccctagcggcagaaaaattaatctgcccgcaagtgtcgtctaggaactctcaatacccttctgagctgtattcctcaaaatctggatgggccaatcacatagtgtatagagtcggtgggcggggccataatgacgacggccgagttgcgtttgcgtgcttctgttgtctagtaaacacagaaactgacggcggcggtctttcgaatcagctttgactgcgaagCTGGCAGTCCTTtgactggaagacttggagttcagcttttctctgagaaaagaacaaagaacggcactgaagtcatttttaaaaagggaagatgtgttctgagtttagccgaccggatacggtgaatgtttaatctatcaacaagctctgtttcaccttcgttgctctggttggagtagcgctatcctatcgcgtgcagagggagtttgaaagacaaccgtttatcctgcccctcggattgagccctgtctatggtgagtttccagaccaaatatcttgatgtgggtctggattCTCAGGCTAATAATTTCTGATATTTCGCAAAAACACGCAcaagcacgcacgcacgcacgcacactaCTTCTAGTAAATGTAAAAAGCgacgaaatattttgttttggaaTGCTGAAAAGCTCAAGCTATCAAGAATTGAATTGCGGCCTTGATTGGCACCTTCAAGCGATCCTGTTTTTAAAACAATACATGTATATGATAAACCGTTCCAAAACATATCCATTTCCAAGTATTTGGGTCTCCTCTCTTCCATGGTAAAATCTTAGCACATTTGGACAAACAAATCTCACCCAGATTATCAGCTCCCCTTGGAATGATCACATCAGCATACTTTTTTGTCTGCgagaaaaacaaatgaaaaaaagagaTTTGATAATCAACAACAACCGCTAAATTCTACTGGGCAAATATTTCACAGCCTGCTTTCTTGACAGAATGCCAGAAATACGCTCTCTCGTATCTTTAAAGACTTATATTGGAtccatatataaatatacacatatatacattaattttatatatatctatcaggcataacattatgaccactaacaggtgaaatgaataacactgattatataTATCACAACACCTGTTAATGGGTTGGATATATTAGGcatcaagtgaacattttgtcctcaaagttgatgtgttagaagcgggaaaaatgggcaagtgtacaGATTTGAGCACGTTTGACAAGTGCCAAATTGTGAAGGCTAAACAACTGGGTCacagcatctccaaaactgtgGCTCTTGTAGGGTGTTCCAGTCTAtaaaaagtggtccaaggaaggaacagtaaatttacatttacatttagcagacacttttatcaaaagcgacttacaactcaggagtacaggaagtgatccgtcaagaagaggcaaagaaacgcaaaaagtgccccaaataccaagatctgtacactactcagagtagcaaaaatcagaaaagggaagaagaaaagagaagtAGAGGGGATTTAAaattttttatgtaagattaagtgttCATGGAAGAAAttagtttttacctgtcttttgaatgaagcgagtgattctgtcgtgcatatcgaggacggaagatcgttccaccaaccaggaacaatgaaagaaaaagtcctggagagggatttcatgcctctctaagatggtaccacaagccttcgctcattagctgagcgaaggcttctggtgggtgtgtagactcgtaggagtaagtcgaagtatgcgggtgctgagcttgtggaagatctataagcaagagtcagagctttgaatttgatccgggaaGCGaatggtagccaatgcagagagatgaatagtgGTGTGACgtgagcccttttgggctcattgaatacaagatgTGCCGCAGCATTCTGGATCACTCTTCTAATAAGCAAATGTgtttagttactgtccacctctgtctgtagggaaaccttgggtcctgccatccatgaaaatgttactttgacacgtaccacctacctaagcattgttgcagaccatgggaacctttcatggaaatggtattccctggtggctgtggcctctttcagcaggataatgtgccctgccacaaaagAGAAATGTTTCTGGAATGGTTTGAGGTGTTGGCTTGGCCTCCAatttccccagatctcaatccaattgagcatctgtgggatgtgctcaACAAAAAAccctgatccatggaggccccacctcacaacttacagaacttaaaggatctgctgcgaACAGATCTTGGTGCCagtcagataccacagcactcCTTCAGGGgtttagtggagtccatgcctcgacaggtcaggactgttttggcagcaaatggGGGACGAACACAATATTATGAAGGAAggcataatgttatgcctgatcggtgtgtgtgtgtgtgtattacatatacatatacacattactgtttttactggaTTTCTGATCAAATGTCTGGTGGTAGTATGCATGTGTGTAAATGTTTAAAGAAAAACAcaatgaattaataaataaaatgacatttCAAATAGTACATTAGCATACAGTATATGATAGAAGAGTGTAAAACTCACTGGTAGGCAGAACTCCTCGAAGGCAGGTTTAACAAATGTTATGTATTGGTTTAGCACTTGCTCTAGGTCACGGCCTCTCTCACTGATGTCTCTCAGGACTGTGTGCAAAAAGAAATGAGATGAGAGAGCGACATCTGTAAGATGTGAATCAAATTGCACTGAAATACCTGTACATTGACCTATCACTACCAAATTATGAATATTTGTTGAGAGTCAATGATCTGTTTGAAacccacacacacctctgcGTGACAGACGTGTATCTGCGTCGGTATCCACAAACAGCTTCATCTGAAACAGATCTCGGATTTCTTGCGAATAAAACATAAGAATTCCTTCAAATAAAACCACATCTGCTGGGTAAACAGCAAACGTCTCCTCTTTCCTGCATGTGGAAGGAAAACAAAAGTGTATCAGGATCCAGGAAATACCTGAACAAACAGATTATGTAACACATCAAGATAAGGCCTTTTTCACATTGCATGCTCAAGAAGTATGTAAGCAAAGCAAGAGAATTTGCATTTAGCACTGAAACTGCTATTTTCCTGCAACCAAAATAAATACCTGCTTCTTACACGCTGCTATCATGTGTGGTTTGAAACTcacataaatacaaatatatccACACATAGAAAAATACAATGCGATACAATGATAAGTTAAAgagtaagttcacccaaaaattgaattctatcatcatttattcaccctcatgttgttccaaacctgtatgactttgggtaatcttcgaaacacaaattatAATACTTTTAATGAAATCAGAGGTTTCTGTCCTTCCATTAAAAGTCCAAGTAACAAAAACTTAAAAGATCATAAAAGCATCGTAGAacaaatatatatgtatgaatCAAGCGGTTTAATCCGAGTCTGGTGACGAGATAAAACTGCATTTttgatgatgaacagatttaatttatgctttgtgttttgaagattagCCAAAGACTTCTGGTTTTGTAGTAATGATGAATTTACTCagcaatattgaaatatttgagtGAGGTATCCCTTAAGCAATCTAATGTGTTCTCGAATGTGGTCTGAACTGACCTTGAATGAGTAACAAAGTCGTAGACTGGAATTTGGACCGttcttccctccatgatatcacACAGGGTTTTGACTATCAACTCATTATCAAACGCATCTGTGATACAGAATAAAACATGGACAGTGAGACAGAATTTGTTCAGATGTTTCCTGATCCATATGAGGTGGGAAAATCGAGAACAAGCAAAAAGGTGATTAAACCACTTGCTGCTGCAGAATGAGTGTGTATGAGGGTGGCTGAGTCaggcagacagtcacacacttacacacacacacacacacacacacacacacacacacacacacacacacacacacacacacacacacacacacacacgatcatgGTCTGAGCTGTATTCTACTCACAATAACACACTGCACTAGGCAGCAGTATTGGGCAATACAAAAAGCTCACATGAAGAACCATGAATCAGgcacaaaaaaagtataatataatgataaataataaatagtattatataaataatactacaaATATATCAATGTAAGCATGAGCCTTTGAAGCTCTTTTACCTGGGTGGTCAAAGTTAAATTGTCCTTTTAGGGCCTTGGCCTTTTGTTCAGGTGTCAGTACCCTGTAGAAACTGTCCTGACTGAGGATGGCCACCTGCCTTTGATGATGGTCGATCTTATTCTGGCCAAGGAGCTCCATAATCTTCCCACAAACTGATgactaaaaaaattaaaaataaaacaggaTTGTAGTTCAGCACATATTTGCTCTAACAGCAAGTTTCAGAGAGCAATATTCATTCAAACTGTGAAATTCTGACAAAATGGCAGAAGAATTCAAGGTTAATAGTGTAATTTCTGTGGGTGgccaatttaattaaataaataataataaaaaatacaagatCTGAATGATTTTCATAGTGCTCAGTTCAGCACTCAGGGGCACTTGAGGCACTTTTGACATTTGGTTTGCAACAAATCAGTTGGATTCATCTAACTCACTTACTAAACAACATTACTTTCATCTTGACAAAACAAAAGAACTGATAAATTGTTATACTGAACAATACTTAAAAGtcaccataaaaaaaaaaagtaccatTCTTGTTattttgcagtatttattataaattatgcatctgtCAACATCAtactattattaaaatgtatgtgcccctaatctttaatcaaaattcCCCTCTCCCTTGCAGCGAAATTATGTGTTACTTTCTCAAGGGCGGGaaaacctgtcactcacacgAGATCACACCAATGAAAAACCACAATGAGCCAATCAATTCCTAATGGATAAAATTAAGTCCCGCCCTACACCTTTTCTTCTTCTGGAGCAGTTTCACTCAGATTTATATTACAATAGTGAAGCAAAGACTATCGCAACTTCCGTTTTATGAGACTTAAAGGCTAGTTAAACATACACATTATTAGTATTGTTAGTGGCGCTGTGGACACAAATGACACAAAACAATGACATGCATTAAAtacaaacattaaattaaaaaaaaaaatcacttcaaatctttttttttagtcattacatttaaaagaaaaatcacaCCACTCCCATTCTTTGCATAAACACAGAACTTTACATTTTCAACCCCTAGAAGCCTTTTTTTGctgaaacaaaaatacacatgttgtgttttcatgGTCTGAtattatggggactttccatagacaatcatttttatacagtacaaaatgtatattatatcccctaaccctaaacctacccatcacagaaatcTTTCAGCACGTTTACAtgttcaaaaaacataatttattctGATTTAGAAGCAGTTTTCCTCATGGAGaacaaaaatgtccccacatggACAAGGAGTTCACATATTGTCTTCTTTGtgggaacattttgtcctcaaaatgTAGGGTTTATaaggaccacacacacacacacacacaggtgacaCACCCTGTAGGAAATACCACAAACCATGATCAGTTATGAAAACACAGGCAGGTGTTTGTTCACACTTTCACAGAGAAATTTCAGCAGCCTTGTGCAGCTTGACAATATCTAGATTAATACACTGACTATCTTCATAAAAATGATCTATATCCCAACAAGCAGTCTTATAGACAACCTCACATCTCACAATATATGGCATTATATGGAGGAAGGAGACACACCCTGATGAGCCCAgcacaaaaaaagagagaaatagcATTAAAATGTACAAGGTCTATGGTGTACAATTTTCTAACTTATGATGATAATATTATACTATATACTCTCTAACAACCTTAATATGAAAAGGGTTcataaacactgcaaaaaaatgacaTAACTTGCTGTCATAAAGTTTCTCAAAGCATGATGTAGAACAGACTAGTGAAAGCTACTATTAAGAAAGATTAGAATATTTAACTTAgtgttaattaatttaatttagcgATAATTTTcccaatatttttttcataatcgGTTATGGGGTTTGTTATATCGGGTTCACTGATAATTTCTTTTTTGCACTCTTTCAGACCCTTGATTTATTGATGTAGAAGTGTGTTTGTTATGAAATTACATAAATTACAGTACAAAAAAGCTTTAATATCGGTCAATTAGTTCAGATCATGTACAGACTCAACCACACACCAAGAAAGAGACAGGCTGCAGTGCAGGCATATTCAACTGAATCCTGCAGAGTCTGATGAAACCCTGCTGAATCTAACCTATGTGCATGCGCTAAAATGTCTTGCAAATCTTTCCATCACCAGCAGAAATGCTGCCTGCCAATCCCTCAATCCATTTAATGCACAATCTACAATCAGTTCAAACTGCCCCAAACCCTGTATAAGAagttatacacacacaccatgcATATATGTTAAACAACACACAATGCATTTCTTCTGACTACGGAAATAATCCTTATTTCACAAAATAACTTTTGTCACTCACACTCAAAATAAATCACAGCTCAAAGTAACACATTCATTGCATTAACTTTGTTGCATATAGTTTTTTTGAGGGTTTAACCTGTCTCACAATAACTTTGAATTGGCAAGAAAACCATTGTTCTTGTATTTATAGCAAATTTCAACTTCAATTCTGCATAGTGGGTCCTTAAACCATATTGACGGTGATACACAACCACATATTTAAATATAGAGATGAactcttttttacagtgtgcaattcAAATGGACAAGCAGCATTTTGAAAAACGAACAATGAAGCAGTAATTTGTATTAATTACGGGAAACACTTACTGGGAACAAGGtcccatttattaaaattactttCCACTGTGCTAAAGTTGTGAAAAAAAGCTCAAACACTTCTTTTAATGGTACAAGATCCAATCCAATCAAATCATGATGGTCAAAAATAAGTCCCGCCCTTGTTTTCTTATTCGAAAAGCCGTCTAACTTCTATTGTGACTTCTGTTTCTGCAATTAGAAAATGTAATGCAAATGCTACCCCTAAAGGGAATCAAGTGGGCTGCGATGCCGACACACTCAATGAAAATAAATGGCTGCATTAAACATAGAATTGTTTCAGTCAATTATCTGATTTGGTAAAGCAGTTCCAGGTAGTAAAGAAACTGGTGTCCTTAAACAGCACACTGAGAGCATAACATTAGCACTGGACAAAACATTCAGTGTCTACATGGCCACAGGAATGATAACATACTGCTTGAAGGAGTCAAAGCATTTTTCACTGAGAAAACAGACAACACATTCTCCCATGCAGTGCGGTAGAGAGAAACCTGCACACCTGACAGCTGGGAGATAGCAGTCACAACATAAGCAAACAAGATAAGTAAACGGAAGAAAGGAACAGACAAGTTATGTATAGAGACATTTAAAATCATGACTAAACAGAGTGGTCATTACATGCAATGGTAGGCCACGTAATTATCATAATTTTAgttatgacataaaaagtctaaatcatgacatcactttggatcacttttacttgggacatgctagctggcaacataggattccattcattatgctaagctaagctagcggcgacccggccaaacaaaacaaaaatgcatttatattaaataaaaagtttaaattgaCATAGTAGGCCCTAAATATAacatattaaaagtaaaaaaaatgaatttttaCTTTGTCATATTTAAGATTTACTAAATCATGTTTTGCTTATGTGGCAAAAATGGGCTTCCATATGCTacataaaaaacacaacaaaaaaaactattgtcattcaaaaatgaattaTAACAGTTAAGTACATTGGTTTTCTCTCTCTGTTATATTGTAgcctatataattttttattgggTAGTATtgcaacttttaaaaaaatgtgtattgtAGCATCTGTGTATTTGTGTCTTAAATTGTAACATTTTGTTTATGGCATTTGTaactttaaactttttttttttttttacagtaaactaTTATTCAATCCAATACACAAATTACCCTGAGAGAAAATATGATCTATccatatttttaaacaaaacttcTTCACTGAAGCATCCGTCTTTGACCATGTCTTTGACGCATCACTGcgtacgcacgcacgcacgcacgccgCCTTTACGCAGTAAATGAGGTAAGATGTGACACATTCGCTGTGCCGCTGCTGACCCCAATAACGTTAACCAACAAAAGCTCCGCGATTACTCATCTTTATCGTCCAAATTCGGtagttatttatgtttaacgCTAATCACTCATATATAGAGCCTGTTATCTCATTCTCTGATATCACAAACCATCAACCAATGAAACAAAGACCGTTCTTTGTGCTTGTATCATAACTGTTATCCTAGCGGACAATGCTTCCTTCACATATAACTATAATCGCGAAGTTAGACTTTCCTCACATCATGTTGTAAAGTAAAAGTGTAAATAAGGTGTTCGACAGCGGACGGGATTTTACTGAATATTAATGGAATGTCAGAGCGATTGTAGTGATTTACCGGGCGCAAGTTTCATTACGTTTTGTAACAACAAAAGACAGACATTTGCTTCGACACAACAACGCCTGATCCACAACAACCCTGTTACGTCTCGCAAACGAGTTAAACTAGCTATTGGGCATTTCagatgaaaataataataatgaataaatgcttaTTAACAAGTTGGTATACGTGCACCATCGCCATGGTTTATGTATGGCGACGGTGTGTGGGAGCTGTCTATATCAGGGAAATCACCAACAGCTTTGTTTGAAGAGATATAATGTACCAAAGTACTCAATACATTCTCACTGTACGGGTAGGTTATAACAATTTTAAAATACTACCATCATTTATTagttaggctatttattttgtcTAAATGCATAATTGAttttaagaaataaaataataaattatgtcACTAAATGTCTAGCCTACATGGCCGTTTTTACGTCGGACCTGTCAAACCATCtcaggaaaataaaataaatgtgcacaCCGATGATTCCGTGACAATGAGCCACGCGGTCAGAGTGCGCTCATCTCATCTCTCtgacaaacacaaaaacaaacgatAATTAGGCTAATATTCATGTAAGGTAAAGCAGAATGCCAACCTTGCCGCTGGCAGTGCCGCCGGCTACCCCGATGAGGAAAGGTTGCCTGACAACATGCTCATTTTCGGCTTGATTGTCCAACTTGCTGTCGCTGTCTCCTGCCATGCTGTCAGTGAGCACACTGAGACTATGGGCAGCTTTTACCACGGCAAGCAGCAGCTCCTCCTCCCCCTTCCTTTCAATTGTGTCTAACCTTTTCCTATGGACCCTTTGTGAATTACATTTTGTTAGTTGGAATTTCTAGATATCCAGGTTATATGAAAGTATGAAAAGTATTTAAAACATCAGCATTAAAttctaattttacattttagaaattaaaattttagaatttaggtaagattgattttttttaatatattttctaaataagtctcaccaaggctgcatttatgttattagaaatacaaaaagctgtaatattgtgaaatatatatcttttttctatttgaatatattttaaaatgtctttattcctgtgatgcaaagctgaaattTGAGCACGTTCAGTgtaacatgatccttcagaaataattctaatatgatttactcctcaagaaacatttatgattattatcaatcttgaaacagtaaaaacattttttaggattctttgatgaatagaaagttcaaaagaacagaatttatctgaaatataaagcttttgcaacattataaatgtcaatactgtcacttgatcaatttaatccatccctgctaaataaatgtattaatttttttaagttctttcccaaaaaaaaaaaaaaaaaatatatatatatatatatatatatatatacaagtccttctaaaaaatttgcatattgtgataaagttcattattttccataatgtaatgataaaaattaaactttcatatattatagattcattgcacaccaactgaaatatttcatgtcttttattgttttaatactgatgattttggcaaacagccaagtgtttttaatacaaaaaaagtcaaccttcaaataattatgttcagttatgcactcaatacttggtcaggaatccttttgcaaaaatgactgcttcaatgcggtgtggcatggaggcgatcagcctgtggcactgctgaggtgttatggaggcccaggatgcgtCGATATCGgacttaagctcatccagagtgtcgggtcttgcgtctctcaacctTCTCTTctcaatatcccacagattctctatggggttcaggtcaggagagttggcaggccaattgagcacagtaaccatggtcagtaaaccatttaccagtggttttggcactgtgagcaggtgccaggtcgtgctgaaaaactaaatcttcatctccataaagcttttcagcagatggaagcatgaagtgctccaaaatctcctgatagctagctgcattgaccctgcccttgataaaacacagtggccggacaccagcagctgacatggcagcccagaccatcactgactgtgggtacttgacactggacttcaggcattttggcatttccttctccccagtcttcctccagactctggcaccttgatttccgaatgacatgcaaaattagctttcatctgaaaaaagtactttggaccactgagcaacagtccagtgctgcttctctgtagcccaaaaggagcttgacctggggaatgcagcacctgtagcccatttcctgcacacgcctgtgcacggtggctctggatgtttctactccagactcagtccactgcttccgcaggtcccccaaggtctggaatcggtccttctccacaatcttcctcagggtccggtcacctcttctcattgttcagcgttttttgccacactttttccctgcccacagacttcccactgaggtgccgtgatacagcactctgggaacagcctattcagtcagaaatttctttctgtgtcttactctctcgcttgagggtgtcaatgatggccttctggacagcagtcaggtcggcagtcttacccatgattgcggttttgagtgatGAACCAgtctgggagtttttaaaagcctcaggaatcttttgcaggtgtttagagttaattagttgattcagatgattaagttaatagctcatttagagaaccttttcattatatgctaatttttttagatagaattttgggttttcatgagttgtatgccaaaatcatcagtattaaaacaatgaaaGACCTGAAaaaatttcagttggtgtgcaatgaatctaaaatatatgaaagtttaatttttatcattacattatggaaaataacttttatcacatatgctaattttctgagaaggacctgtatatatatatatatatatatatattcttacaGACCCAAAACAtagtacaatgttacaaaagcgttatatttcagataaatattgttcttttgaactttctatttaatcaaagaatactataaaataaaaaaatacacagctgtttcaacattgataatcatCATGAATGtatcttgagcagtaaatcctcatattagaatgatttctgacacTGAGACACTGAAATTCAGTTTTGCATCACGCAAGTAAAGTAATTTCCTTAATTGAATTACCTTGAGAATTACACCTAAAGGAAGTGTTTGTAGtactattttatttaatattatgattaatgatattttttcaaaagttgAATCAGGAATAGGAAAATCTTTGTATGCGGACGACGGAGCATTGTGGAAAAGAGGAAGAAATTATAAAAAAGTTGAAGGTAAAATGCAGGGGGTTATAAATGAAGTTGAAAAATGAATGGGGATTCAGATTCtctataaacaaaaataatggaGTGTGTTTCttaagaaagaaaaatgtcaaaaaataaGTCTACGGTTGTATAAACAGGTTTTAGAACAAGTAACAGAAATCAAGTTCTTAGGAATATGGATGGATTCTAAGGCAACATTTGGATTGAATATTCAAAGTATAGTAAATAAATGTAAGAAGGTAATTAACTCTGATGCTTGGCTGGGATAGACTGGGGAGCAAACATcattaagaaaaatatatattcctgTATAAGAGCTATAGTTTGTAGCATTGTTTATTCTTCAGCATCAGCATTGCATATTAAAAAGGTTGAAATACAATCTGGCTTTAAGAATTTGCTGTGGTGCTTGACATCTCCAGTTGCTGCAAATGGGAGCAAAGCAACAGTTGAAAATGGTTTATTGGATATCAGGAAAAGGACATAAGAATAGCCACCCTGTTAAATATGTTCTTAAGAACTGCTGGGGATATGAATTTTCAAAAAAGGTAAGTTTTGGATGGGATCCTAATAATGAGGCACAAAGAATGGGAATTTTTGAGTATGAAATTAGTCCGACAGTGGGGATGCTCGTTACTCCCAATGCCATTGCTCGACCTAAACTTGctggaataaataaatatcagcAAAAGATTCCAAAAGATGTGTTGGTGAAACAATAGATCAAGAGTAGGGTTGTATTCAAATATTTACTGACAGCTCAAAAGATCCTGAATCTGGGCTTACAGTAGTAATTCCATAGCTGgattttaaaataagtaaaagaACATCTAATTTTTGATCTGTTTATTCAGAACTGATTGCAATTCAATATGGGTGGAAGAGGCACAGTTGTCTGAGGTTGTGATTTGTTCTGATTTCTTATCAAGCCTTATTAGTTTAAAAAATGGAAGATCTGACTCAAGACAGGACATTCATAAAATCTTTTTCTAATTCTAATTTCAAATCAGATTCTCTTCAGAATAAATCAGTCAGGAGTAAAATAGCCTAGTTTTTTTCTGTGGATTCCTGCTCATGTGGGCATTGCAGGAAAATGAAT
Proteins encoded:
- the uck2a gene encoding uridine-cytidine kinase 2-A, whose translation is MAGDSDSKLDNQAENEHVVRQPFLIGVAGGTASGKSSVCGKIMELLGQNKIDHHQRQVAILSQDSFYRVLTPEQKAKALKGQFNFDHPDAFDNELIVKTLCDIMEGRTVQIPVYDFVTHSRKEETFAVYPADVVLFEGILMFYSQEIRDLFQMKLFVDTDADTRLSRRVLRDISERGRDLEQVLNQYITFVKPAFEEFCLPTKKYADVIIPRGADNLVAINLIVQHIQDILNGGLTKRLNGYLNGHSTPRKRHPSESSSRPH